A stretch of the Aggregicoccus sp. 17bor-14 genome encodes the following:
- a CDS encoding LEA type 2 family protein: MSTMNPSLRRRALLLTAATCLLTLAGCAGLNSVLAGAFQRPRLTFKRADLGAVSLSGATLNLVYDVENPNPVGLDLAQVSYALFVEGRQMVAGTPPSGMKLAANGSSELVFPASVKFADVVPVLSTFFTKDQAAYRAEGSLGLQTPVGIVSLPLAHEGSFAVPKLPQVALSTPRIKSLGLTSATVELPLTITNRNAFALPINGLTGALRIAGANVGNVATGDLGSFGAGAAREVMLPVTINFLHAASAAAALRSGSADVAFDGKVLSGGAGVPLAFSQHLSFSR; encoded by the coding sequence ATGTCGACCATGAACCCGTCCCTCCGCCGCCGCGCCCTGCTGCTCACCGCCGCCACCTGCCTGCTCACGCTCGCGGGCTGCGCAGGCCTCAACTCGGTGCTCGCCGGCGCCTTCCAGCGCCCGCGCCTCACCTTCAAGCGCGCGGACCTGGGCGCGGTGAGCCTCTCGGGGGCCACGCTCAACCTCGTGTACGACGTGGAGAACCCCAACCCGGTGGGGCTGGACCTTGCGCAGGTGAGCTACGCGCTCTTCGTGGAGGGCCGGCAGATGGTGGCCGGCACCCCGCCCAGCGGGATGAAGCTGGCGGCGAACGGCTCGAGCGAGCTGGTGTTCCCGGCGAGCGTGAAGTTCGCGGACGTGGTGCCGGTGCTCAGCACCTTCTTCACCAAGGACCAGGCCGCCTACCGCGCGGAAGGCTCGCTGGGCCTGCAGACGCCGGTGGGCATCGTCAGCCTCCCGCTCGCGCACGAGGGCAGCTTCGCGGTGCCCAAGCTGCCGCAGGTGGCGCTCTCCACGCCGCGCATCAAGAGCCTGGGGCTCACCAGCGCCACGGTGGAGCTGCCGCTCACCATCACCAACCGCAACGCCTTCGCGCTGCCCATCAACGGGCTCACCGGCGCGCTGCGCATCGCGGGCGCCAACGTGGGCAACGTGGCCACCGGGGACCTGGGCAGCTTCGGCGCGGGCGCGGCGCGCGAGGTGATGCTGCCGGTGACGATCAACTTCCTGCACGCCGCGAGCGCCGCCGCGGCCCTGCGCAGCGGCAGTGCCGACGTGGCCTTCGACGGCAAGGTGCTCTCGGGCGGCGCCGGCGTGCCGCTCGCCTTCAGCCAGCACCTGAGCTTCAGCCGCTAG
- a CDS encoding DUF2804 domain-containing protein: protein MLLLDPAAAPAPEVVLPPVPASVADASGTPRFGTYAGELARVDLGALSGRWALPLALRPFKRKRWLYSFVATQEVIALSAVVDLGYGANAFAVAYDLKARRALADLSMLGVPGVLSAVGDCPAEGAHARFDTLGARLRVRREAGASEYGLEVSAAGVRTGSGPLRLRARLHTQDAAPALTVVAPVEGDGRVNVTQKRSALLTSGTLEADGRTWSLEGGVGGMDYTQGYLARHTAWRWAFAAGRLPDGTPVGLNLVEGFNDSASEANENALWVGGRLFPLSRARFGYTRGQLLEPWTVRTEDGAVDLRFEPLHVHREEKNLKVVVSHFAQPLGLFTGTLRVGGRTLEVSALPGVTEEQDMRW from the coding sequence ATGCTCCTCCTGGACCCCGCCGCCGCCCCTGCCCCGGAAGTCGTACTGCCCCCCGTGCCCGCCTCCGTCGCGGACGCGAGCGGCACGCCGCGCTTCGGCACCTACGCCGGGGAGCTCGCGCGCGTGGACCTCGGCGCGCTCTCCGGGCGCTGGGCGCTGCCGCTCGCGCTGCGCCCCTTCAAGCGCAAGCGCTGGCTGTACAGCTTCGTCGCCACGCAGGAGGTGATTGCCTTGAGCGCCGTGGTGGACCTGGGCTACGGGGCCAACGCCTTCGCCGTCGCGTACGACCTGAAGGCGCGCCGCGCACTCGCGGACCTCTCCATGCTGGGTGTGCCCGGAGTGCTCTCGGCCGTGGGGGACTGCCCCGCCGAGGGTGCCCACGCGCGCTTCGACACGCTGGGGGCGCGCCTGCGCGTGCGCCGCGAGGCGGGCGCGAGCGAGTACGGACTGGAGGTGTCGGCGGCCGGTGTGCGCACGGGCTCGGGGCCGCTGCGGCTGAGGGCGCGCCTGCACACGCAGGACGCCGCGCCCGCGCTCACCGTGGTGGCGCCGGTGGAGGGCGACGGCCGGGTGAACGTGACGCAGAAGCGCAGCGCGCTGCTCACCTCCGGCACGCTGGAGGCGGACGGGCGCACCTGGTCGCTCGAGGGCGGGGTGGGCGGCATGGACTACACGCAGGGCTACCTCGCGCGGCACACCGCGTGGCGCTGGGCGTTCGCCGCCGGAAGGCTTCCGGACGGCACGCCCGTGGGGCTGAACCTGGTGGAGGGCTTCAACGACTCGGCGAGCGAGGCGAACGAGAACGCGCTGTGGGTGGGCGGGCGGCTCTTCCCGCTGTCCCGCGCGCGCTTCGGCTACACGCGCGGGCAGCTGCTCGAGCCGTGGACCGTGCGCACCGAGGACGGCGCGGTGGACCTGCGCTTCGAGCCCCTGCACGTGCACCGCGAGGAGAAGAACCTCAAGGTGGTGGTGAGCCACTTCGCCCAGCCGCTGGGGCTCTTCACGGGCACGCTGCGCGTGGGCGGGCGCACGCTCGAGGTGAGCGCTCTCCCGGGCGTGACGGAAGAGCAGGACATGCGCTGGTAA
- a CDS encoding DUF2378 family protein, translating to MLEPLAAPPPSARTKGFVLESLFRGLQVQGGFLDDLRQAGYDPFRPEVSYGTQVMRRCLDVAHRHLFPTLSKEEGRRQLGRRFVQGFAETQLGKMVVSGLPLIGPVRYLRRFPEHVKMDAREEARVTAVQLGERSFRMEFRGDAFLTPDFMSGVLEEGLRLTQVEPTLSAEARGRGDFDLLVSW from the coding sequence ATGCTCGAGCCGCTCGCCGCCCCCCCGCCCTCCGCCCGCACCAAAGGCTTCGTGCTGGAGAGCCTCTTTCGCGGGCTGCAGGTGCAGGGCGGCTTCCTCGATGACCTGCGCCAGGCGGGCTACGACCCCTTCCGGCCCGAGGTGAGCTACGGCACCCAGGTGATGCGCCGCTGCCTCGACGTGGCCCACCGCCACCTCTTCCCCACGCTGAGCAAGGAGGAGGGGCGGCGGCAGCTGGGGCGGCGCTTCGTGCAGGGCTTCGCCGAGACGCAGCTGGGCAAGATGGTGGTGTCCGGCCTGCCGCTCATCGGCCCGGTGCGCTACCTGCGCCGCTTCCCCGAGCACGTGAAGATGGACGCGCGCGAGGAGGCGCGCGTCACGGCCGTGCAGCTGGGCGAGCGCAGCTTCCGCATGGAGTTCCGCGGCGATGCCTTCCTCACGCCGGACTTCATGAGCGGCGTGCTCGAGGAGGGGCTGCGCCTCACCCAGGTGGAGCCCACGCTGAGCGCCGAGGCCCGCGGGCGCGGCGACTTCGACCTGCTGGTGAGCTGGTAG
- a CDS encoding ATP-binding cassette domain-containing protein: MIDVKRLHKRFGKVTAVEEVSFRAEDGVVTGLLGPNGAGKTTTLRMLYTLVRPDSGTASVDGHDVVQDPMEVRRRLGVLPDARGLSPRLTPREHARYFGQLHGLEGKALEARVGELVELLDMKDIADRRAEGFSQGERMKVALLRALVHGPQNVLLDEPTNGLDVMSTRAVRTLIQGLKAQGRCIVFSSHVMQEVAALCDRIVVVARGRVVAEGSPAELRARTGKDSLEEAFVSVIGTDAGLAS, from the coding sequence ATGATCGACGTGAAGAGGCTGCACAAGCGCTTCGGCAAGGTGACGGCGGTGGAGGAGGTCTCCTTCCGCGCCGAGGACGGCGTGGTGACGGGGCTGCTGGGCCCCAACGGCGCCGGCAAGACGACCACGCTGCGCATGCTCTACACGCTGGTGCGCCCGGACTCGGGCACCGCGAGCGTGGACGGGCACGACGTGGTGCAGGACCCCATGGAGGTGCGCCGCCGCCTCGGCGTGCTGCCGGATGCGCGCGGCCTCTCGCCGCGCCTCACCCCGCGCGAGCACGCGCGCTACTTCGGGCAACTGCACGGCCTCGAGGGCAAGGCGCTGGAAGCGCGGGTGGGGGAGCTGGTGGAGCTGCTGGACATGAAGGACATCGCGGACCGGCGCGCCGAGGGCTTCAGCCAGGGCGAGCGCATGAAGGTGGCGCTCCTGCGCGCGCTGGTGCACGGGCCGCAGAACGTGCTGCTGGACGAGCCCACCAACGGCCTGGACGTGATGAGCACGCGCGCGGTGCGCACGCTCATCCAGGGGCTCAAGGCGCAGGGGCGCTGCATCGTGTTCAGCAGCCACGTGATGCAGGAGGTGGCGGCGCTGTGCGACCGCATCGTGGTGGTGGCGCGCGGCCGGGTGGTGGCCGAGGGCAGCCCCGCGGAGCTGCGCGCGCGCACCGGCAAGGACAGCCTGGAGGAGGCCTTCGTGAGCGTCATCGGGACGGACGCGGGGCTCGCGTCATGA
- the thiD gene encoding bifunctional hydroxymethylpyrimidine kinase/phosphomethylpyrimidine kinase, translating to MNAPDSRPVAALTIAGSDSGGGAGIQADLKTFAAHGVHGLSAIAALTAQNTRGVTAVHVPPVAFLRAQLDALFADFRVGAVKLGMLANAEVIHTVADALEAHADLPLVVDPVMVATSGARLLEPAAHEALRTRLLPRASLVTPNIPEAEWLLGRRIQSAEDADAALEALLALGARAALLKGGHLPGSGPMVDRYGDAQVRRELRHERLDLEGHGTGCTLASAVAANLCRGLAMPEACEAAAAYVHGALVHATRPGLGHAAVLAHLWTCQP from the coding sequence ATGAACGCCCCCGACTCGCGGCCCGTCGCGGCCCTCACCATCGCCGGCTCGGACTCGGGCGGGGGCGCCGGCATCCAGGCGGACCTCAAGACCTTCGCCGCGCACGGGGTGCACGGGCTCTCGGCCATCGCCGCGCTCACCGCGCAGAACACCCGCGGGGTGACGGCGGTGCACGTGCCGCCGGTCGCCTTCCTGCGCGCGCAGCTGGACGCGCTCTTCGCGGACTTCCGCGTGGGTGCGGTGAAGCTGGGCATGCTCGCCAACGCGGAGGTCATCCACACCGTGGCGGACGCGCTGGAGGCCCACGCCGACCTGCCGCTCGTCGTGGATCCCGTGATGGTGGCCACCTCGGGCGCGCGGCTGCTGGAGCCCGCGGCGCACGAGGCGCTGCGCACCCGGCTGCTTCCGCGCGCGAGCCTCGTCACCCCGAACATCCCCGAGGCCGAGTGGCTGCTGGGCCGCCGCATCCAGAGTGCCGAGGACGCGGACGCGGCGCTCGAGGCGCTGCTGGCGCTCGGCGCGCGCGCGGCGCTGCTCAAGGGCGGCCACCTGCCGGGCAGTGGCCCCATGGTGGACCGCTACGGAGATGCGCAGGTGCGCCGCGAGCTGCGCCACGAGCGGCTCGACCTCGAGGGCCACGGCACCGGCTGCACGCTCGCCTCCGCGGTGGCGGCGAACCTGTGCCGCGGCCTCGCGATGCCCGAGGCCTGCGAGGCGGCGGCCGCCTACGTGCACGGCGCGCTCGTGCACGCGACGCGGCCGGGGCTCGGCCACGCCGCGGTGCTCGCGCACCTGTGGACGTGCCAGCCCTAG
- a CDS encoding alpha/beta hydrolase has protein sequence MPSGTRPLHLLLCLPLLLLAASCTRSAEAPRRTLALAPCKLEGLNTPAQCGTLEVWEDRAAKRGRKVPLRVAVVPALAASPEPDPVFLLAGGPGQGAVDLAGTVMPLLERLRRERDLVFVDQRGTGKSRPLDCDTDPPDAGLSARYADTFDPEPLRRCLAGYDADPRLYTTPLAMDDLDEVREALGYARIDLYGVSYGTRAALVYLRQHGEHARAVVLDGVAPMGLLLPLYMARDSQRALDLLFAHCAKDAHCARAYPNLKERFEALLAGLRRTPAKTRVAHPLTGVEEDVTIPFDAFVGGLRGLLYMSEATALVPLVVDRAEKGDWAPFVAVTAGLQDGFAQGLSLGMFFSVVCSEDAPFITEEAIAREGRGTWAGEGFARKLLRGCEVWPRGKVPEDYLKPVSSPVPVLLLSGELDPVTPPSWGEEAARHLPHSLHVTVPGVGHNTLVMGCARSLMADFIVKGSVEGLQPRCDPSLGRPPFFTSFAGPTP, from the coding sequence ATGCCCTCTGGAACGCGCCCGCTGCACCTCCTCCTGTGCCTGCCACTGCTGCTGCTCGCTGCCTCGTGCACGCGCTCGGCCGAGGCCCCGCGCCGCACGCTCGCGCTCGCCCCCTGCAAGCTCGAGGGGCTGAACACGCCCGCGCAGTGCGGCACGCTGGAGGTGTGGGAGGACCGCGCGGCGAAGCGCGGGCGCAAGGTGCCCCTGCGCGTCGCGGTGGTGCCCGCGCTCGCAGCGAGCCCCGAGCCGGACCCGGTGTTCCTGCTCGCCGGCGGCCCCGGCCAGGGCGCGGTGGACCTCGCGGGCACGGTGATGCCCCTGCTCGAGCGGCTGCGGCGCGAGCGCGACCTCGTCTTCGTGGACCAGCGCGGCACCGGCAAGAGCCGCCCGCTGGACTGCGACACCGACCCGCCGGACGCGGGCCTCAGCGCGCGCTACGCGGACACCTTCGACCCCGAGCCCCTGCGCCGCTGCCTCGCCGGCTACGACGCGGACCCGCGCCTCTACACCACGCCCCTCGCCATGGACGACCTGGACGAGGTGCGCGAGGCGCTCGGCTACGCGCGCATCGACCTGTACGGCGTCTCCTACGGCACGCGCGCCGCGCTCGTGTACCTGCGCCAGCACGGCGAGCACGCGCGCGCCGTGGTGCTCGACGGCGTGGCGCCCATGGGCCTCCTGCTGCCGCTCTACATGGCGCGCGACTCGCAGCGCGCCCTGGACCTGCTCTTCGCCCACTGCGCGAAGGACGCGCACTGCGCGCGCGCGTATCCCAATCTCAAAGAGCGCTTCGAGGCGCTGCTCGCGGGCCTGCGCCGCACCCCTGCGAAGACGCGCGTGGCCCACCCGCTCACCGGCGTGGAGGAGGACGTGACCATCCCCTTCGACGCCTTCGTGGGGGGCCTGCGCGGGCTGCTCTACATGTCCGAGGCCACCGCGCTGGTGCCCCTGGTGGTGGACCGCGCGGAGAAGGGGGACTGGGCGCCCTTCGTCGCCGTGACGGCGGGGCTGCAGGACGGCTTCGCGCAGGGCCTGAGCCTGGGCATGTTCTTCTCCGTCGTCTGCAGCGAGGACGCGCCCTTCATCACCGAAGAGGCCATCGCGCGCGAGGGCCGCGGCACCTGGGCGGGCGAGGGCTTCGCGCGCAAGCTCTTGCGCGGCTGCGAGGTGTGGCCGCGCGGGAAGGTGCCCGAGGACTACCTGAAGCCGGTGAGCTCGCCGGTGCCGGTGCTGCTGCTGAGCGGCGAGCTGGACCCGGTGACCCCGCCCTCCTGGGGCGAGGAGGCCGCGCGCCACCTGCCGCACAGCCTGCACGTGACGGTGCCCGGCGTGGGCCACAACACCCTGGTCATGGGCTGCGCGCGCAGCCTCATGGCGGACTTCATCGTGAAGGGCAGCGTGGAGGGGCTGCAGCCGCGCTGCGACCCGTCCCTGGGACGCCCGCCCTTCTTCACCTCCTTTGCCGGTCCCACTCCCTGA
- the msrB gene encoding peptide-methionine (R)-S-oxide reductase MsrB, giving the protein MADKLVLTDAQWKQRLTPEQYQVLRHHGTERPGTGCFLGTKTPGTYVCAGCHNPLFKSGEKFESGTGWPSFTKPVSQDSVTEIRDTSYGMIRIEVRCARCDGHLGHVFPDGPPPTGLRYCMNSAAMDHVPEGQPIELVKA; this is encoded by the coding sequence ATGGCCGACAAGCTGGTCCTGACGGATGCGCAGTGGAAGCAGCGCCTCACGCCCGAGCAGTACCAGGTGCTGCGTCACCACGGCACCGAGCGCCCTGGCACGGGCTGCTTCCTGGGCACGAAGACGCCGGGCACCTACGTGTGCGCGGGCTGCCACAACCCGCTGTTCAAGAGCGGCGAGAAGTTCGAGTCGGGCACCGGGTGGCCCTCCTTCACGAAGCCGGTGTCGCAGGACTCGGTGACGGAGATCCGCGACACCTCCTACGGGATGATCCGCATCGAGGTGCGCTGCGCGCGCTGCGACGGGCACCTCGGCCACGTGTTCCCGGACGGCCCGCCCCCCACGGGCCTGCGCTACTGCATGAACAGCGCGGCGATGGACCACGTGCCCGAGGGCCAGCCCATCGAGCTCGTGAAGGCGTAG
- a CDS encoding glycosyltransferase, with protein MSRFLFVMIEGGGNVPPQLAVARRLVARGHEVRVLGDPSLAAGAQRAGCDFAPFRHAPHQDMRSRERDLVRDWEGRSPTQRFARLGEHLFFGPLSRYTRDAAEQLADLRPDAAVVDFLVLGALPAAERSGLPYAVLVHTPFQLPVGGAVPIGLGLRPHPGLLGRTRDRLLWRMLTRMFDRGGLARLNAQRSALGLRPLAHFYEQWLTATRLLVQTSPAFDFPVRLPPNAVYVGPELEDPAWTERSSAPWEPGDARPLVLVSLGSTFQNQQGPTARLIEAVAPLPVRALVTTGGQLTPRELPSAPNVVTVSSVPHAAVLPQAALMACHGGHGSVIKALAHGVPVLSVPLGRDQLDNAARAAALGAGLTASPGSSPARLRRKLQRLLSEPQFRAAARRFAETLRAEQRTDRAVLELEALARRERAGVDASQPRGTAPAWDAFSPDLASPELRP; from the coding sequence ATGAGCAGGTTCCTGTTCGTGATGATCGAGGGCGGGGGCAACGTTCCCCCGCAGCTGGCGGTGGCGCGGCGGCTCGTCGCGCGCGGCCACGAGGTGCGGGTGCTGGGTGACCCGTCGCTCGCCGCGGGCGCGCAGCGCGCAGGCTGTGACTTCGCGCCCTTCCGCCATGCCCCCCACCAGGACATGCGCAGCCGGGAGCGGGACCTCGTGCGGGACTGGGAGGGCCGCAGCCCCACCCAGCGCTTCGCGCGCCTCGGCGAGCACCTCTTCTTCGGCCCGCTCTCGCGCTACACGCGCGACGCCGCCGAGCAGCTCGCGGACCTCCGGCCGGATGCCGCGGTGGTGGACTTCCTCGTGCTGGGCGCGCTTCCGGCCGCCGAGCGCAGCGGCCTTCCGTACGCCGTGCTCGTGCACACCCCCTTCCAGCTCCCGGTCGGAGGCGCGGTGCCGATAGGGCTCGGGCTCCGCCCGCATCCGGGCCTGCTGGGGCGCACGCGGGACCGGCTGCTCTGGCGCATGCTCACCCGCATGTTCGACCGCGGGGGGCTCGCGCGGCTCAACGCCCAGCGCAGCGCGCTCGGGCTGCGGCCGCTCGCCCACTTCTACGAGCAGTGGCTCACCGCCACCCGGCTCCTGGTGCAGACCAGCCCCGCCTTCGACTTCCCGGTGCGGCTCCCGCCCAACGCCGTGTACGTGGGCCCCGAGCTGGAGGACCCGGCCTGGACAGAGCGCTCGAGCGCGCCGTGGGAGCCCGGGGATGCGCGGCCCCTGGTGCTCGTCTCGCTCGGCTCCACCTTCCAGAACCAGCAGGGCCCCACCGCCCGCCTCATCGAGGCCGTGGCGCCGCTGCCCGTGCGCGCACTCGTCACCACGGGAGGCCAGCTCACACCCCGCGAGCTTCCCTCCGCACCCAACGTGGTGACGGTGAGCTCCGTGCCCCACGCCGCGGTGCTCCCCCAGGCGGCGCTGATGGCGTGCCACGGTGGGCACGGGAGCGTCATCAAGGCGCTCGCGCACGGGGTGCCCGTGCTCTCGGTGCCGCTGGGGCGCGACCAGCTCGACAACGCTGCGCGTGCCGCGGCCCTGGGCGCAGGGCTGACCGCCTCGCCCGGCAGCTCGCCCGCCCGGCTGCGCCGGAAGCTGCAGCGCCTGCTGTCCGAGCCGCAGTTCCGGGCCGCGGCACGGCGCTTCGCGGAGACCCTGCGCGCGGAGCAGCGGACCGACCGCGCGGTGCTCGAGCTGGAGGCGCTGGCGCGGCGCGAGCGCGCGGGCGTGGATGCTTCGCAGCCCCGTGGAACAGCCCCGGCGTGGGACGCGTTCTCCCCAGACCTCGCCTCACCGGAGCTTCGCCCATGA
- the queD gene encoding 6-carboxytetrahydropterin synthase QueD, which produces MEIYREFTFESAHRLPHVPEGHKCARLHGHSYRVQVHVSGPVGEQSGWIMDFAELREAFAPLLAQLDHYYLNEIPGLENPTSENLARWIWRRLKPTLPQLSAVQVRETCLSGCIYRGEHE; this is translated from the coding sequence GTGGAGATCTACCGAGAGTTCACCTTCGAGTCCGCGCACCGGCTGCCCCACGTTCCGGAGGGGCACAAGTGCGCGCGCCTGCACGGCCACAGCTACCGCGTGCAGGTGCACGTGAGCGGGCCGGTGGGCGAGCAGAGCGGGTGGATCATGGACTTCGCCGAGCTGCGCGAGGCCTTCGCCCCGCTGCTGGCCCAGCTGGACCACTACTACCTCAACGAGATTCCGGGCCTCGAGAACCCCACCAGCGAGAACCTCGCGCGGTGGATCTGGCGCCGGCTCAAGCCCACGCTGCCGCAGCTCTCCGCCGTGCAGGTCCGCGAGACCTGCCTCTCCGGCTGCATCTACCGCGGCGAGCACGAGTAG
- a CDS encoding peptide-methionine (S)-S-oxide reductase, translating into MGYTGGTLADPTYHALGDHTEALQVDFDPSRMSYAEVLGHFWAAHRPQRPAYAQQYRAALWYAGSEQEATARRTRDEVERSLGKRVLTALEPLGRFCPAEDYHQKYALRRHADLLQELAGYSDEALRESTVAARLNGFVSGHGTLELLEEEWASYGLTERARRKLEGLLRGHGRLSV; encoded by the coding sequence GTGGGCTACACGGGCGGCACGCTCGCGGACCCCACGTACCACGCGCTCGGCGACCACACCGAGGCGCTGCAGGTGGACTTCGATCCTTCGCGGATGTCCTACGCGGAAGTGCTCGGCCACTTCTGGGCGGCGCACCGTCCTCAGCGCCCGGCGTACGCGCAGCAGTACCGCGCGGCGCTCTGGTACGCGGGAAGTGAGCAGGAGGCGACTGCGCGTCGCACGCGCGACGAGGTCGAGCGCTCGCTGGGCAAGCGGGTGCTCACGGCGCTGGAGCCGCTCGGGCGCTTCTGCCCGGCGGAGGACTACCACCAGAAGTACGCGCTGCGCCGGCACGCGGACCTTCTGCAGGAGCTCGCGGGTTACTCGGACGAGGCCCTGCGCGAGTCCACGGTGGCCGCGCGCCTCAACGGCTTCGTGAGCGGACACGGGACTTTGGAGCTGCTGGAAGAGGAGTGGGCGAGCTACGGGCTGACGGAGCGCGCGCGGCGCAAGCTGGAAGGGCTGCTGCGCGGGCACGGGCGGCTTAGTGTGTAA
- a CDS encoding ABC transporter permease: MRQLRAVLGKELKDHARDRRSLTSALVVPLFGPFVFGVLFTMMAGWYRQDRPLELPVVGAQHAPHVVAALKRAGVTVVDPPQDYEAKVQDGTLDAVLVIPEKFAERFSAGKTADLQLVVDNSRQQGRGQVKRVEAALQNYASVLGAQRLFARGVSPTLAAPIHVEELDLATPEKTAASLLNMIPIFLIMAAFVGGMNVAIDATAGERERGSLEPLLLNPVQRGSVVVGKWLATVLMACAAVGVCLTAFMGVVHRVPLQDLGIKAHFDAVTAAGVLLAVLPLTLAASALQMTVATYARSFKEAQTYLQLFLFIPTVPGFVLAFNPVKPAGWMYAVPALAQQLLVGDVMRGEPPSALRFGLGLLGCLALAAVGLLLTTRLLSDERIVFGRSS, translated from the coding sequence ATGAGGCAGCTGCGGGCGGTCCTGGGCAAGGAGCTGAAGGACCACGCGCGCGACCGGCGCTCGCTCACCAGCGCGCTGGTGGTGCCGCTGTTCGGCCCCTTCGTCTTCGGCGTGCTCTTCACCATGATGGCCGGCTGGTACCGCCAGGACCGGCCGCTGGAGCTGCCGGTGGTGGGCGCCCAGCACGCGCCCCACGTGGTCGCCGCCCTCAAGCGCGCGGGCGTCACGGTGGTCGACCCGCCGCAGGACTACGAGGCGAAGGTGCAGGACGGCACCCTGGACGCGGTGCTGGTCATCCCGGAGAAGTTCGCCGAGCGCTTCAGCGCGGGGAAGACCGCGGACCTGCAGCTGGTGGTGGACAACTCGCGCCAGCAGGGGCGTGGGCAGGTGAAGCGCGTGGAGGCGGCGCTGCAGAACTACGCGAGCGTGCTCGGCGCGCAGCGGCTGTTCGCGCGCGGGGTGAGCCCCACGCTCGCCGCGCCCATCCACGTGGAGGAGCTGGACCTCGCGACGCCGGAGAAGACGGCGGCGAGCCTGCTCAACATGATCCCCATCTTCCTCATCATGGCCGCCTTCGTGGGCGGGATGAACGTGGCCATCGACGCGACGGCCGGCGAGCGCGAGCGCGGCTCGCTCGAGCCCCTGCTGCTCAACCCCGTGCAGCGCGGCAGCGTGGTGGTGGGCAAGTGGCTCGCCACCGTGCTGATGGCCTGCGCCGCGGTGGGCGTGTGCCTCACCGCCTTCATGGGGGTGGTGCACCGCGTGCCGCTGCAGGACCTCGGCATCAAGGCGCACTTCGACGCCGTCACGGCCGCGGGCGTGCTGCTCGCGGTGCTGCCGCTCACGCTCGCCGCGAGCGCGCTGCAGATGACGGTGGCCACCTACGCGCGCTCGTTCAAGGAAGCGCAGACCTACCTGCAGCTCTTCCTCTTCATCCCCACCGTGCCGGGCTTCGTGCTCGCCTTCAACCCGGTGAAGCCCGCAGGCTGGATGTACGCGGTGCCCGCGCTCGCGCAGCAGCTGCTGGTGGGGGACGTGATGCGCGGCGAGCCGCCGAGCGCCCTGCGCTTCGGGCTGGGGCTCCTGGGCTGCCTCGCGCTCGCGGCCGTGGGGCTGCTGCTCACCACCCGGCTGCTCTCCGACGAGCGCATCGTGTTCGGGCGCAGCAGCTAG